From Mercenaria mercenaria strain notata chromosome 17, MADL_Memer_1, whole genome shotgun sequence, the proteins below share one genomic window:
- the LOC123535970 gene encoding uncharacterized protein LOC123535970 has product MDKEGVTNVTDDEGAVGGIHSNEETENENFRCEPCFFENAEVEATAFCMDCSERLCINCARDHKRNKILRTHKLLEGGEIPKDLNAIKLLKRMMACSDHPETDVTYKCEDHDKYICVTCLAECHRKCNEVNEISLITSPGNEDRCNVLKESLSQLQEYTATSKSASEDNKKSLHSQLPAIQKEQQTLFDSIYEELSQRKKQLELETDELVTKELTEIEGNLQMYNEAEKEEQEYQRLLDVTLKCGNAREVNVIPDLISRKLKSLKESIGTRYKKERAFLKFDCSVDLKPLIKLGQVSVIYTDQVKLSDSNDEHRLSSDQILESEKVSNEVTKSTADNTSLQGNITKHFDEIPQTLEQTSISTEQGVQSTSNTKQKSHPPSFMKRSVGNQFISYTGRCQDDSFPCAVYAIVILPDDRLVLIDHDNMKLKVLKEDFSPAFTFGFKEKPLDMCHVYDMTVAVSLIDGKEVNKYCIGKSHVSFTGKFPTKFVIDALERFGNDKKIAILFYDETGTRIERSIIQIRDAENGRILETLYLEKAGVTLTLKDGAKRMLCRGTSEVFVSDLSKFHCFDIDMTVGCPTQQSDTNYIQESWFYKNRKGSFLKDISDLATDEEGNIYVCGLESNNIHQISSDNYRENRIILNNIKKPLSISVHSKKGYLVVACLRDDYIHVYHFG; this is encoded by the coding sequence ATGGATAAAGAAGGTGTAACTAATGTAACAGATGACGAAGGTGCAGTCGGGGGAATTCATAGCAACGAAGAGACTGAAAATGAAAACTTTCGATGTGAACcgtgtttttttgaaaatgctgAAGTAGAGGCAACAGCCTTTTGCATGGATTGTTCTGAACGTTTATGTATTAATTGTGCCCGCGACCACAAAAGGAACAAAATTTTAAGGACTCACAAGTTGCTGGAAGGTGGAGAAATCCCAAAGGACTTAAATGCAATTAAACTTTTGAAACGCATGATGGCATGTTCCGATCATCCCGAAACGGATGTTACATACAAATGTGAAGATCATGATAAGTATATTTGTGTAACGTGTTTAGCAGAATGTCATCGGAAATGTAACGAGGTGAATGAAATCTCTCTGATAACCTCCCCTGGAAATGAAGACAGGTGTAACGTTTTGAAAGAATCACTATCGCAACTTCAAGAATACACAGCCACTTCCAAAAGCGCATCTGAAGATAATAAAAAAAGTCTTCATTCACAACTTCCAGCGATACAAAAGGAACAACAAACACTTTTTGACAGCATTTATGAAGAACTGTCTCAAAGAAAAAAGCAGCTTGAACTAGAAACGGATGAGCTTGTGACGAAAGAATTGACTGAAATTGAAGGAAATCTACAAATGTATAATGAAGCTGAAAAAGAAGAGCAGGAATATCAACGGTTACTTGACGTCACTCTAAAATGTGGAAATGCTAGGGAAGTAAATGTTATACCAGATTTGATCTCGAGAAAATTAAAGTCACTCAAAGAGAGCATTGGGACTAGATACAAAAAAGAACGagcatttcttaaatttgactGTAGTGTGGATTTGAAACCACTAATAAAATTAGGACAAGTGTCTGTCATATATACTGACCAAGTAAAGCTATCAGACTCTAATGACGAGCATCGTCTTTCAAGCGATCAGATACTTGAAAGTGAGAAAGTGTCAAATGAAGTGACAAAATCAACAGCAGACAATACTTCTCTGCAGGGCAatataacaaaacactttgatGAAATTCCACAAACGTTGGAACAAACGAGCATTTCTACAGAGCAAGGAGTTCAGAGTACGTCAAACACAAAGCAGAAATCACACCCACCTAGCTTTATGAAACGAAGCGTCGGAAATCAATTCATTTCTTATACTGGTAGGTGCCAAGACGACAGTTTTCCATGCGCAGTCTATGCCATAGTTATATTACCCGATGACCGGCTAGTTCTTATTGATCACGATAATATGAAGTTAAAAGTCCTTAAGGAAGATTTTTCTCCTGCTTTTACATTTGGGTTTAAGGAAAAACCTTTAGACATGTGTCATGTTTACGACATGACAGTTGCAGTATCTCTGATAGACGGAAAGGAAGTCAACAAATATTGTATCGGCAAATCACATGTTTCTTTCACAGGGAAATTTCCAACAAAGTTCGTAATAGATGCTCTGGAAAGGTTTGGAAATGACAAGAAAATTGCGATTCTTTTTTATGACGAAACAGGTACACGTATTGAACGTTCTATCATTCAGATTAGAGACGCGGAAAATGGTCGTATTCTGGAAACATTATATTTGGAAAAAGCTGGGGTTACATTGACGTTAAAAGACGGTGCCAAACGTATGTTGTGTCGGGGAACAAGTGAAGTATTCGTGTCAGATCTTTCGAAGTTTCACTGCTTTGATATAGATATGACTGTCGGTTGTCCCACCCAACAGTCTGATACTAATTATATTCAAGAATCTTGGTTCTATAAAAATCGCAAAGGGAGTTTTTTGAAAGACATTTCTGATTTAGCCACAGATGAAGAAGGAAACATCTATGTGTGTGGTTTAGAATCTAACAATATTCATCAGATTTCATCAGACAATTACAGAGAAAACAGAATAATCCTCAACAATATCAAAAAGCCTCTTTCGATATCTGTACACAGCAAGAAAGGCTACTTGGTTGTCGCGTGTTTGAGAGATGATTATATTCATGTTTATCACTTTGGTTAG